The region TACTAACCGGCTTCGGAATAAACTGCGAAATAGAAATGGGAGCTGCATACAAAAATGCAGGTGCAGAAGTAACAATAGTTCATTTCAATGAAATTTTAAACGGAACATACAATCTGCACGACTTCGATATACTGAATTTTCCGGGCGGTTTCTCTTTCGGTGATGATATTGCTTCCGGAAAAGTAATGTCCAACAAGGTGAAATATAAGAAGATGCAAAGCGGACAGACCTTTATTGAAGAAATTGATAAATTCATAAAAGACGGAAAATACATTCTCGGAATTTGCAACGGTTTTCAGATACTTGTTCAACTCGGACTTCTTCCGAATTTAAAAAACGATTACGAACCCGAAGTTGCATTAGTTGCCAATAACTCAAATAAATACGAAGATCGTTGGGTATATTGCAAAGTCAATTCCGACGTTAAAACACCGTTTTTAAAAAACATTGATTTATTGCCTGTTCCCGTGCGTCACGGAGAAGGGAAATTGGTAATTAAAGACGATGCAACAAGAAAACAAATTAAAGATAATAATCTTATTGCTTTGCAATATGCCGATAAAAACGGAAAAATAACCGATGAATATCCAAAAAACCCCAACGGAGCAGAATTCAGCATTGCCGGATTAACCGACCCTATGGGGCAAATTTTCGGACTTATGCCGCACCCCGAAGCATTTTTGAGTTTTTATAACCACCCGAATTGGGCAAAATTAAAACAAGAAGGAAAAGAAATAAAACGAGAAAACACGGGACAAGCAATCTTTGATAACATTATTAAACATATAGAACGCTGATTATTATGATTATATTAAGATTTTTTATCATAAACTTTCATAAAAATCAGTGTACTATTATAACTAAATATAAAACTAATGAAAATTAAGACAGCCCTTTTAAGCGTATCCGACAAAACAGGAATAACCGATTTTGCAAAAGTTCTGAAAAAATACAATGTAGAAATAATCTCAACCGGAGGAACAAAAAGAACTTTGCAAGATGCAGGAATTGAAGTAACCGATATTTCTTCCGTTACCGGAAATCCCGAAGCATTCGGCGGACGTATGAAAACAATTTCCTTCAACATAGAAAGCGCATTACTTTTTGACCGTGAAAAAGATGCCGAAGAAGCAGAAAAACTCAACATAAAACCCATTGATTTAGTGGTTTGTAACCTTTATCCTTTTGAAAAAGTTATGAAGCAAGGTGCCGACTTTGAAACATTAATAGAAAACATCGACATAGGCGGTCCCACAATGATACGTGCGGCTGCAAAAAATTTCAAATATGTAAATGTTCTTACGCAAATTGAAGATTATCAAAATTTTATTGACGAATTTGAAAGTAACAAAGGTGTAACTTCTTACGAATACAGAAAAGAACTTATGGCAAAAGCATTCAACCACACTGCCGATTACGATGCAATGATTGCACAAGTAATGGATGCACAAACAGACAAAATTTCTTTCAGATTAAACTTTAAGGAAGGCAAAACATTACGTTACGGTGAAAATTCACATCAAAAAGCTCACTTTTTCCGTATGAAAGAAGCCGAAAATACATATCACGATATGAATATTCT is a window of Bacteroidales bacterium DNA encoding:
- a CDS encoding phosphoribosylformylglycinamidine synthase subunit PurQ; protein product: MTKSLILTGFGINCEIEMGAAYKNAGAEVTIVHFNEILNGTYNLHDFDILNFPGGFSFGDDIASGKVMSNKVKYKKMQSGQTFIEEIDKFIKDGKYILGICNGFQILVQLGLLPNLKNDYEPEVALVANNSNKYEDRWVYCKVNSDVKTPFLKNIDLLPVPVRHGEGKLVIKDDATRKQIKDNNLIALQYADKNGKITDEYPKNPNGAEFSIAGLTDPMGQIFGLMPHPEAFLSFYNHPNWAKLKQEGKEIKRENTGQAIFDNIIKHIER